In a single window of the Acinetobacter sp. CS-2 genome:
- a CDS encoding 5-(carboxyamino)imidazole ribonucleotide synthase: MDKTIGIFGGGQLGRMMAQAALPLNIQCTFFEANTDCPSAALGQVISSQAENGLNEFIQSADVFSLEFENTPLADVDILTQQKQLHPPRQALAIAQNRLLEKALFDQLEIPVAPYKAVDSLETLQVAVAELGLPIVLKTTTGGYDGKGQFVLRSVDQVDQAWAELGPAGSLIAESFVTFSREVSIIAVRGQNGEVKTWPLAENHHHNGILSHSIVPAPNSADLQPVAQDYITRLLNHLNYVGVLTLELFVTDKGLYANEMAPRVHNSGHWSIEGAVCSQFENHIRAVAGLPLGSTEVVRPTVMINIIGQHPKSEDVLALNGAHLHLYNKTEREGRKIGHITLMPNDSAELTTLCRALAKILPNPLALSEDMSI; encoded by the coding sequence ATGGATAAAACCATCGGTATTTTTGGTGGTGGTCAACTCGGCCGTATGATGGCGCAAGCTGCTCTACCGTTGAATATTCAATGCACCTTCTTTGAAGCCAATACAGATTGCCCTTCTGCAGCGCTGGGTCAGGTCATCTCAAGCCAAGCTGAAAATGGTTTAAATGAATTTATTCAAAGTGCGGATGTATTTAGTCTGGAGTTTGAAAATACCCCGCTTGCAGATGTGGATATTTTAACCCAGCAAAAACAATTACACCCGCCGCGTCAGGCTTTGGCTATTGCGCAAAACCGTTTGCTGGAAAAAGCTTTATTCGATCAACTCGAGATTCCAGTTGCGCCTTATAAGGCAGTCGATTCGCTAGAAACCTTACAAGTGGCTGTTGCTGAACTGGGTTTGCCAATCGTCTTGAAAACGACAACAGGTGGCTACGACGGTAAAGGTCAGTTTGTGCTGCGTTCTGTAGATCAGGTTGATCAGGCATGGGCTGAGCTTGGTCCGGCTGGTTCACTGATTGCAGAAAGTTTTGTGACTTTCTCACGTGAAGTTTCAATTATTGCGGTACGTGGCCAAAATGGTGAGGTGAAAACCTGGCCATTGGCAGAAAACCACCATCATAATGGTATTTTGTCGCACTCAATTGTGCCTGCACCTAACAGCGCCGATTTACAGCCTGTGGCACAAGACTACATCACTCGTCTGCTGAATCATTTGAATTATGTCGGTGTGTTGACGCTAGAGCTATTTGTCACTGACAAGGGCTTGTATGCCAATGAGATGGCACCACGCGTGCATAACTCGGGGCACTGGTCAATTGAAGGTGCTGTTTGCTCGCAGTTTGAAAACCACATTCGTGCGGTGGCGGGCTTACCTTTAGGTTCAACTGAAGTGGTTCGTCCAACGGTGATGATCAATATTATTGGTCAACATCCTAAATCTGAAGATGTCTTGGCTTTAAATGGCGCTCATTTGCACCTTTATAACAAGACTGAGCGTGAAGGTCGTAAAATTGGCCATATCACCTTGATGCCAAATGACAGTGCTGAACTGACTACTTTATGCCGTGCATTGGCGAAAATTTTGCCGAATCCACTAGCACTTAGCGAAGATATGAGCATTTAA
- a CDS encoding lytic murein transglycosylase → MQRLAFVLGSVFLAMTQANAELIINGQPVTVTSTPPANQILTSQNNFQQCLANLRSQAITSGVSSSTYDRYTQNLTPDYSVIDKLNYQPEFSTPIWDYLSGLVDEERVQLGQQKLAQHREVLNRVAATYGVPAETVVAVWGVESNFGDISGSYPLLQALGTLSCEGRRQGYFRGEFFTTMRILQRGDLSEQQMKGSWAGAFGHTQFMPSTYDELAVDFDGDGRRDLVSSTTDALASTANFLKKRGWQTGMPWGFEVRIPEGMSIAGESRRNKKALSSWVSQGVVRADGSALIQGNLSESSAAGLMAPAGEKGPLFLVFKNFDAIYSYNAAESYALAIAHLSDRLQGQSAGFSKTWPTDDAGTSRAERREIQQFLINRGYDIGTVDGLIGDKTRQAIRQEQIRLELSPTGRAGQQILNALRSENAKKMMQ, encoded by the coding sequence ATGCAGCGCTTAGCTTTCGTTTTAGGTTCAGTTTTCCTTGCCATGACTCAAGCCAATGCTGAGCTGATTATTAATGGTCAACCTGTCACAGTCACTTCAACCCCACCAGCCAATCAAATTTTGACTTCGCAAAATAATTTTCAGCAATGTCTGGCAAACTTACGTAGTCAAGCCATAACTTCGGGTGTGAGTAGCTCTACCTATGATCGCTATACGCAAAATTTAACGCCTGATTATTCTGTGATTGATAAATTGAATTATCAGCCTGAATTTTCGACCCCGATTTGGGACTATTTATCCGGTCTGGTTGATGAAGAGCGGGTACAGTTGGGGCAACAAAAACTGGCCCAGCACCGAGAGGTGTTAAATCGTGTTGCAGCCACCTATGGGGTGCCGGCTGAAACCGTGGTGGCGGTTTGGGGTGTAGAAAGTAACTTTGGCGATATTTCCGGAAGCTATCCTTTATTGCAGGCTTTGGGAACTTTAAGTTGTGAAGGGCGTCGCCAGGGGTATTTCCGTGGCGAATTTTTTACCACCATGCGAATTTTGCAGCGCGGTGATTTAAGCGAACAGCAAATGAAAGGCTCGTGGGCAGGGGCATTTGGCCATACCCAGTTTATGCCTTCTACTTATGATGAGTTGGCTGTCGATTTTGATGGCGATGGACGCCGTGACCTGGTGTCCAGTACTACAGATGCTCTGGCTTCAACCGCCAATTTTCTGAAAAAACGCGGCTGGCAAACTGGCATGCCTTGGGGCTTTGAAGTCAGAATTCCGGAAGGCATGTCTATTGCGGGTGAAAGCCGTCGCAATAAAAAGGCTTTAAGCAGCTGGGTCAGTCAAGGCGTGGTTCGCGCGGATGGTTCAGCGTTAATTCAAGGTAATTTAAGCGAGTCATCTGCTGCAGGTCTCATGGCACCTGCGGGTGAAAAAGGGCCGTTATTTTTAGTCTTTAAAAATTTTGATGCTATATATAGTTATAATGCTGCGGAAAGTTATGCTCTGGCGATTGCGCATTTGTCTGATCGCTTACAGGGTCAGAGTGCTGGCTTTAGTAAAACCTGGCCCACTGATGATGCAGGAACATCGCGTGCAGAGCGTCGTGAAATTCAGCAATTCTTGATCAATCGCGGTTATGACATTGGTACTGTAGATGGCCTGATTGGGGATAAAACCCGTCAAGCGATCCGTCAGGAACAGATTCGTTTGGAGCTTAGCCCAACCGGACGAGCCGGACAACAAATTTTAAATGCCTTGCGCAGTGAAAATGCTAAAAAAATGATGCAATAG
- a CDS encoding anhydro-N-acetylmuramic acid kinase, giving the protein MTAIYIGVMTGTSMDGVDIVAASFDPLQLHATLTLPFDPDLRDELMALTLPSDNEIDRMGKADVALASMIGQGINTLIEKNHLDRNQIKAIGSHGQTIRHRPEHGFTLQIGDPNIITEMTQIPVISDFRRRDMAAGGQGAPLVPAFHQALFQHDNIHRVILNLGGIANVSMLPAGKPEAVFGFDTGPANILMDAWCQRYTGQPYDENGNWAAYGQPIRSLLDHLQAHEFFSKEPPKSTGREDFNLEWLDEQILDWRNDLEYDELEDTPENVQATLMKLTTRAIKKAIYRSDMDTGEVYVCGGGAYNSNLLEQLRWRLRKHEWTVQTTADLGLSPTWVEATAFAWLAMRFVNQQSGNLPAVTGAAGYRILGSITAV; this is encoded by the coding sequence ATGACAGCGATCTATATTGGGGTAATGACCGGCACGAGCATGGATGGTGTCGATATTGTTGCTGCTTCTTTTGATCCCTTACAGCTTCATGCGACCCTCACTTTGCCATTTGATCCAGATCTTCGTGACGAACTGATGGCGCTCACCCTACCAAGCGACAATGAAATTGACCGTATGGGCAAAGCTGACGTTGCTTTAGCCAGCATGATTGGTCAAGGCATTAATACGCTCATTGAAAAGAACCATTTAGATCGTAACCAAATTAAAGCCATCGGTTCGCATGGACAAACCATACGCCACCGCCCTGAACATGGCTTCACCCTGCAAATTGGTGATCCCAACATCATTACCGAAATGACGCAAATTCCAGTCATTTCAGATTTTCGTCGTCGTGATATGGCGGCTGGCGGTCAAGGTGCCCCTCTGGTTCCGGCATTTCATCAAGCCTTGTTTCAGCATGACAACATTCATCGTGTAATTCTGAATTTAGGCGGGATTGCCAATGTCAGTATGCTGCCTGCCGGCAAACCCGAAGCGGTATTTGGTTTTGACACCGGTCCTGCCAATATTCTTATGGATGCCTGGTGTCAGCGTTATACTGGTCAGCCCTATGATGAAAATGGCAACTGGGCAGCCTACGGACAACCCATTCGCAGCCTGCTGGACCACTTGCAGGCGCATGAGTTTTTCTCCAAAGAACCACCAAAAAGTACTGGCCGCGAAGACTTCAACCTGGAATGGCTGGATGAACAGATTCTCGACTGGCGTAATGACCTTGAATATGACGAATTAGAAGATACCCCTGAAAATGTTCAGGCGACCTTAATGAAACTGACCACCCGCGCCATTAAAAAAGCCATTTACCGTTCCGACATGGATACCGGTGAAGTTTATGTCTGCGGTGGCGGAGCCTATAACTCGAACCTGCTTGAACAATTGCGCTGGCGTTTACGCAAACACGAATGGACAGTACAAACTACAGCAGATTTAGGGCTGAGCCCAACCTGGGTGGAAGCAACTGCTTTTGCCTGGCTGGCTATGCGCTTTGTGAATCAGCAAAGTGGTAATCTGCCTGCAGTCACCGGTGCGGCTGGCTATCGTATTTTGGGAAGCATAACGGCCGTCTAA
- a CDS encoding RNA-guided endonuclease InsQ/TnpB family protein: MNISQHYKFRLLPNKEQEILLNQAIGSARFVWNQILAKSFEMFAKDEYIRYETIEKNLVPLKKKPEFSFLGQTYSACLQQKIRDLAQAWNKYYNPKEHARLKENKRKPRKPKFFKLTDGSEVQLRPLMPRFKKKSDGEQSFRLPFADCDVAGGRVSLPKGTGWIRFKKSQEIIGKITSVTIKKICGLWYVSFCTNREIKQPLHPSKSAIGVDLGIKKLVTTSDGQVFEPINSFKANQLKLARLQRKLKKKTKFSENWKKLNLKINKLHHHIANIRHDYLHKVTTTLSKNHAMIVVEDLKVANMSKSASRTPENQGKNVKAKSGLNKSILDQGWSMLVGMLEYKQQWRGGLLVKVDPKYTSQTCSSCGHIAKENRPTQAKFECVSCGYVANADINASRNILAVGHTVLSVEGRRSKGRPAKQKASEIREEVA; this comes from the coding sequence ATGAATATTTCACAACACTATAAATTTAGGCTTCTACCTAATAAAGAACAGGAAATATTGCTTAACCAAGCAATAGGTTCTGCTCGTTTTGTGTGGAATCAAATTCTGGCTAAATCGTTTGAAATGTTCGCCAAAGATGAATATATACGTTACGAAACCATTGAAAAGAATTTAGTACCTCTAAAAAAGAAACCTGAATTTTCTTTTCTTGGTCAAACATATTCAGCTTGCTTACAACAAAAAATTCGTGATCTTGCTCAGGCATGGAACAAATACTACAACCCAAAAGAACATGCTCGTCTAAAAGAAAACAAGCGTAAACCACGCAAGCCGAAATTCTTTAAATTGACTGATGGTAGTGAAGTTCAACTTAGACCACTCATGCCACGATTCAAGAAGAAATCAGACGGTGAGCAATCCTTTAGACTACCATTTGCAGATTGTGATGTTGCTGGTGGTCGAGTTTCTTTGCCTAAAGGAACAGGTTGGATAAGATTTAAAAAATCACAAGAAATTATTGGTAAAATCACAAGTGTAACGATTAAGAAAATTTGTGGACTTTGGTATGTTTCATTTTGTACTAATCGTGAAATCAAACAGCCACTTCACCCATCGAAATCAGCTATTGGTGTTGATCTTGGCATCAAAAAATTGGTTACAACATCAGATGGTCAGGTATTCGAGCCGATCAATAGCTTTAAAGCCAATCAACTAAAATTAGCTAGGCTTCAACGAAAGTTGAAGAAGAAAACCAAATTCAGCGAAAATTGGAAAAAACTTAATTTAAAAATTAACAAGCTACATCATCATATTGCCAATATTCGGCATGACTACTTGCACAAAGTCACGACAACTCTCAGCAAAAACCACGCAATGATCGTAGTTGAGGACTTAAAAGTAGCCAATATGTCGAAGTCAGCAAGTAGAACACCTGAAAATCAAGGAAAGAATGTGAAAGCCAAATCAGGCTTAAACAAATCAATCCTAGATCAAGGTTGGTCAATGCTTGTTGGTATGTTGGAGTACAAACAGCAATGGCGAGGTGGTTTACTCGTTAAAGTTGACCCTAAATATACAAGTCAGACTTGTAGTTCATGTGGTCATATTGCAAAAGAAAATAGACCCACTCAAGCTAAATTTGAGTGCGTTTCGTGTGGATATGTTGCGAATGCGGATATTAACGCATCTCGTAACATCTTAGCGGTAGGACATACCGTTTTGTCTGTGGAGGGAAGACGCAGTAAAGGTCGCCCTGCGAAGCAGAAAGCAAGCGAAATCCGTGAGGAAGTCGCCTAA
- the tyrS gene encoding tyrosine--tRNA ligase, whose product MCLGFVMSNFLPAEEQLALIQRGTHEIISEEDLLKKLKENRPLKIKAGFDPTAPDLHLGHTVLINKLKVFQDLGHEVYFLIGDYTAMIGDPTGKSATRPPLSREKVLENAKTYQEQVFKILDPAKTKVVFNSEWFAQKTAADLIQLASQQTVARMLERDDFTKRYNSHQPIAIHEFLYPLVQGYDSVALHADVELGGTDQTFNLLMGRTLQGRYDQEAQVCITVPILEGLDGVNKMSKSLGNYIAVFDAPGAMYQKVLSMPDSLIERYFDLLSFKSIEEIQQLLKEVAEGRNPQEVKKILALELVERFHGAEAAATAHKGAGNLITEGELPEGTPEVTISRGEFGGEIFITSILRAAGLTKNAAQAKDAIGRGAVKVDWNVVDANFSVKENVTLIVQASKKAIAKVTFVD is encoded by the coding sequence ATGTGTTTGGGTTTTGTGATGTCAAATTTCCTGCCGGCTGAAGAACAACTTGCCCTCATTCAACGAGGCACGCATGAAATTATTTCTGAAGAAGATCTTCTGAAGAAATTAAAAGAAAATCGTCCGCTTAAAATTAAAGCGGGTTTTGACCCAACTGCACCTGACTTGCACTTGGGCCATACGGTTCTGATTAATAAATTGAAAGTGTTCCAGGATTTGGGGCATGAAGTTTATTTCCTGATTGGTGACTATACCGCCATGATCGGTGATCCAACAGGTAAAAGCGCGACACGTCCGCCTCTGTCACGTGAAAAAGTGCTGGAAAATGCAAAAACCTATCAAGAGCAAGTATTTAAAATTCTTGATCCGGCTAAAACCAAGGTGGTATTCAACTCTGAATGGTTTGCTCAAAAAACTGCAGCTGATTTAATCCAGCTGGCTTCACAGCAGACTGTAGCACGTATGCTGGAACGTGATGACTTTACCAAACGTTATAACAGCCACCAACCGATTGCGATTCATGAATTTTTATATCCATTGGTGCAAGGTTATGACTCGGTCGCATTACATGCTGACGTAGAGTTGGGGGGGACAGACCAAACCTTTAACCTGTTGATGGGGCGTACTTTGCAAGGTCGATATGACCAGGAAGCACAAGTTTGTATTACGGTACCGATTCTTGAGGGTTTAGATGGCGTGAATAAAATGTCTAAATCTTTAGGTAACTACATTGCCGTGTTTGATGCACCGGGTGCGATGTACCAAAAAGTCCTTTCAATGCCCGATTCCCTGATCGAGCGTTATTTTGATTTGTTAAGCTTCAAGTCGATTGAAGAAATCCAGCAGTTGTTAAAAGAAGTGGCTGAAGGTCGTAATCCGCAAGAAGTGAAAAAGATTCTTGCACTTGAATTGGTTGAGCGTTTCCATGGTGCCGAAGCTGCGGCAACTGCACATAAAGGTGCGGGTAACCTGATTACTGAAGGTGAATTGCCAGAAGGAACACCTGAGGTGACCATTTCACGTGGCGAATTTGGTGGTGAAATCTTTATTACCTCTATTTTACGTGCTGCGGGTTTAACTAAAAATGCGGCTCAAGCCAAAGATGCGATCGGTCGTGGTGCTGTTAAAGTAGATTGGAATGTGGTTGATGCTAATTTTTCTGTGAAAGAGAACGTGACTTTGATCGTTCAAGCCAGCAAAAAAGCAATTGCAAAAGTGACTTTTGTAGACTGA